TTCTTGACTATTACAAAAGATaaatctcaaaattaatttttaacgtACTCAACAAATTTTTACATGTTTTCATGATGAATACATAAATAACTAGTAAAACCCAAatcatgaatttaaataaaagggtTTAATCAAAAGCAATTAATATTGTGTTTATAAAGCTTAggtttgattaatttaaataatcaggcccaatattttgaatttatctaTTTAACTAAACAAATAAACTTGATAAACATTTAACGAGTCaatctcataaaaaattatgaataactcAGTTCATTTACATCCATACATCAAATACTACTCGTTTTTCCTACATTAATTGGAATTAAacttagatttaaaaaaaaaagtgatgttGGCAATGTTAATTGCCAAGGAGGAGTGGACCAAAAAACATCCCAAGGACGCAAAGATTGTGAAGTCACATTTGAAATATAAAGGCGTGGATGATAATGAACCTCGAGTTAGATTATTCCGTTTTCTAGAGCTTTGGTATAGCTACGTCATTGATgtgctaaaaataaatattcacaaGTGCATTAAGACTTAAGAGCATTAGGATGGCAACTCTACAGTTAACTGATTATATTAATTAAGGTTACTTTCAATGCACAGTTAAGTGAAGCTTCTTCCAATCACTCCCCAAAGAATTGTACTCCTATTTAGcatcatttattaataataatgttctggtttgaaatatttaatttcatttcatgCCAGAATAAGAATGTTCTGATACGACATGTATTTtctgtccaaaaaaaaatatggcaTTTATTCCTTGATCAtttaatatgaatttgaaattttagtcatttatatatcttttatagTTAATTTATTGTAACTGACAaagttttatcataatttttcctGTTTGACATTTGTATGTTGATTTAAAGTGTAGATTTGTTGTTGgaagtatttttttcaaataaaatgtcAAAACACTTACGTCAGTTGGCACCCCCTCTCTATAAAGAACCGCGTGTACTGTTGATTAAGTTAAATGTTGAAACAAGTTGCTAAAGTATGCAAGTGCTAAGCTTTTATGAGAGGTTGACTTGTTTATTTAAACTATAACTTGTGTGCAAGTACATCCCAGCAAGTAAGCAACACACTTCAATTTGCTAAACCGATCAATAAAAATGATTCAATTTGGTTTtggttgatttaaaaaaataaataaataaataaacaaacaaaccaTGCACAACTCTATTGTTGTTCAAGAGTATAGCGTGACCCAACTGAAAAAGAGAcaacagagaaatcaaattattttcctATTTCACTTACTCAATAGTAATATGGAGGAATTaggttacaaaaataaaaaaagaaaataatcagtcttaattaaaaagattaatttaatagtttaaatataaaaaataatatacagtAACTAGTTACCTTGACCTTCTATAGTTCTATTGTAGGAAAAATGACATGGTGCACCGGTAGAGCAGGGAATTCACAGGATACTCTCCACTCTCCAGAGTAGCAACTTGAGGCTTTAAATCCCTGATATTGCAAGTGAAGTCTATCTGATAGTTACAATTTACTTCTACCTTAATCAGTAAACCTTTATGATTGACATACTAGTGACAAAAATCTATAAACTTGCTTATGTTGTTTAGTTCGTGATCTTTAGTGTACTTTGTAGAGTTCATTAGGCTATTAATAAATTTGCCTTTTAAAATGgaatcactaaaataaaatctgacAAAATATAGCTCAATTTTAAAAGCATAACTTATGAAAGATTCAACTCAATTCGTCTAAAGAAATTAAACCTGAATTGTGTACTATTGCGATTAAAGCTGGTCCAATTTGAATTCAATACGAAAGAAATTTCCAAAACTAATTGAACTGTTGTACATGTGCGTTTGGAACTTGTCTTAACATTACATTAAGCAAAATTAACCGTTAGTGTAGCTGCCGCTCTCTATACGCTATCAACAAcgtgttttcttttataatttgacTTCTTTCATTATGAAAGAGAGAAAGGATGTACTACTGCTTACTACTAATAACCTAATATTAGGTGATTGATGCCTTCGTTTGTCCCGTTAGCTATTATCAAGAGGATTCAAGGATTTTATAATGCATATTTGATTTAAAGTTGAAAATGTTGTGACAAACGTCTTAATGTAAATTCAAttgataaaacaaaatgaacataaaagtaaaaatctTGATCcgttgataaaattatttttgcatcaaacataattttacaaCTGCAAACTAAACATTCTCCTAAGTTGTAACACTTTTGGGAAATTGGGTTTTGAACTATAAATTTTAGCTCTTctaaatggaaaataaaaaaaaatcctaatcaaTACCTAAATCTGTAAGAAGGAATGAATATTACAGAAGTTTAAAAATCAAGTTGGAATGCATTGGAATCATGGTAAAGACGTATTTATACTCTAATAAATAatggtaaaaaaacaaaataaaatttcaagacAATCTAATTCATACAATCCAATTTTATAATCTTTCATTCTCTTATTCCCACTACTTTCCTCGAACCGAAATAGCAGTGATTAGTATAacccaataaaatatttatgctAAATTTAACTCCTCAATTAGCAATTTTAACACTGCACTTCCACATTATAATAAAGTCATTCTCCATTTACATGACTAGAATATGCTTAACAAACTTCAGAAATACAGTAAAACTCACTCGTTTCAAAAATCTCAACAGATTTTATTGCTCTTTGCTAACAAGTTCCTTGGAAACACAACTCTACCATAAACCACAAATAGAATAAACACCTTATGTTGATAATTCGTCCCTCTGGGATCATCTCACATTATATTTATAGATAAAACTATTTGACGAAGGCAAGACTAAATAAAACCAGAACTCTAGAATCATAGTGGGTGGgatgtaattaatttatcagGACCATTGGATCAACTACATAAAATCAATCATTCAGCACATAATTGAATCAAGTTAGCCAAGTTCAAAGTAGTAACACAGTTGTTCTGtacaaatattttctatatacaTAACTTGTCACTAAATAATTTCATGTTGGAATGCAAGTGAAATCCAAAAGCACGGGTCAACTCCTTGAGCCAACCATGGTGCTTGCAGCGGTTCCCATGCTCGACACAGTTAGCCCACGATCGTACATACGCTGGATTTCTTCCCTGTATTCTGTAAGAGACTTGTCAGGTATGGCTGGCGTAAGTTCAATCACATCTCCCATCTTCAACTTGCTATTGGGGTCACTAACAGGTTTGTGATTCAGCCTTGGCCTCAACTCTTCCTTCAATGGGAACCTATATGTTGTCAACCTAGAGCTTGCTCTCCCAGATCTTTTCAACAAATCCAATACTGTTGAGTTTGCGCTAAATTCTTGGACAGACATCTGCACATGCATTCAAACACAAGCAGAATTAATACAAACGTTCAAATGCGATAAGATGCTAATGACATTAAGCAACTTTGGTTGCACAAAATGACGGTGCATGCATGCTCTATTTTCCACAATTTTAACACACTATACCGTTGCACaccacaattaaaaaataaaaaatcaattccaAAGTATGGTGAGAGTGAGATAGTGACACTAGACATGGTCAAGTTTTTTCCCACTTGGAGAGAATCCATTCCCCCCCCCAGAGCATTTAAGAAACAGCCACTCTGTCCagttagttaaattaaattccTTCACGAGTTTTAAGATTCAGTATGGGTTGAAGACTTGAAAACGTGAAACTCAATATTGCATAAATTACTAGCACAAACCTTATCATTCTCAATCATGATAACAAACACAGGCCCATTCTGACCACAATCAGGCTTGTAAGAATATGGGCAATCATCAGCATGGGAAGGGAACTTGCATGGGGGATTGACTGAATCAGCATATCCAACAGATGAACAATCTCTACTCATTGCTTCGCACTGCCAGGTGACAACCCATCGAGCCCACTCAACCATCTGAAGCACAAATGAAGAATGCTGACAATCATCTTCCTTGTATCTCCAATGAGCAGCAAATCCAAATTCTGCTTGTAAATGCATATCTTTGGTCCGAATTTGTACTTCAAGGGGAACCTTGCCTTCACCCATCACAACAGTATGCAGAGATTGATATCTGTGAATTATGAAAACAAAATCAGATGATATAGATATGGCCACTTGAGAGTGTACACCACTACAACTGAGCCACAACATACCCATTGAACTTGGGACGACATATGTAATCTTTCAGCTTTCCAGGCACCTCAGACCATAATCGATGAACAACTGTCAAAGCTTTGTAACAGTCTTCTTCCTTGTCAACAATCAAGCGCAGCCCATAAATGTCATGGATATCATCTATGGTTAGTTTCTTCCTGCATAGACACATGAATAATTGAGAAATTGAAGTGTACAAATAGTACAGTTCGGCATGTCAGGTAAAAAAACCCAAATGGAAGATAAGAAacagaagttaaaaaaaaaaaaaatagcaactaGAAGGAATGGTATAGCATACTTTAACATTTTGCAATAAACGCTATATAAGCTCTTATGCCGCCCAGAAATGACATTATAAGAAATGCCTTCATCTTTAAGTGCTTCCTCTAATCTCTCTATTGCAGAAGTaatcattgcatcatcatacgATTCCACAAGCTTGGATGAAAGCTCCTCATGGTGGCTTGGGTTGAGATgcttaaaacataaattttccAATTGTTCCTTCCAAGTAGAAATTCCCAAGCGATTGGCCAAAGGTGCAAAAATCTCCAAAGTCTCCTTAGCAAACCTCTGCCGCTTGGCCACTGGCAATGCATCTAGTGTCATCATATTATGCAACCGATCTGCCAATTTAATGAGGACAGCTCTTGCATCTGCCATGCCAAGGAACATAGTATGCAACCGGTCTGCTTCAACTGACTTGCTAGCTGTATTATTTTCTCGAGCCAGCTTGCTTAAGTGACTCAATTTAGAAACCTAAAATGCCATATAACAATTAGTTAGAATATTGGAAGGACCAAAGGGAAAAACTATTCAAAAAATCAGAAATGCATACGTGAAGACATCAATGGTTATTATAGTTAAGGATTCCTataaaaatgcaaatcaaattTCAGCAACCAAAGCACAAGAGATAATAAAGCATTAAAGCTGTTATAGAAAGctaagtaaatataaattacagCACAAATCTATTGAATTAGTATTGTCATTGCTTCCATAtgttaataacaataaacatcAAGTTTGTAGAACCTCAATACAGAAAAACTGTTCTCAATTTAGAGACAAGACAACAACTTCCAAAAACCACTTAATGAGGGAaaggaagatgaagaaagaGCAAACATAAGATGAATAGCCTACAGCTCCAAAAAGCAGATTTTTACAAGATCCTTTTCTTGCATCTTACACTTTAACTTAGCAACCACAGGCTACTGTGGTTATGCTttagcaagaaaagaaaagaactcTCCCTCCAAATTATATCTATGCAAAGGATGAGCGTTATTActtattaagttattattatgCTGTCACTTATAAGACAACATCCTAACTACATCAACAAAACTGCTTTGTACATTATGACCTGAGACCATTATGGTGAGTTGAACCCAAGCAAGTCAACCAAAACTACTTTGTACATCTAAACCCATCCAAAACATTCAACAACGCACACATGagcgcgcacacacacacacacaactatATTTTCTCCAAGGTCAATGctcattaaattttgaaaaagttcCAGCAGCCAAATTACACTTGGCCATAGCATCTAACACTAGATCTGAAGTGTAAATTTCAGTTAATAACTTCAATATTTGAAGACTCATTCAAACGTTAATCATTAAAGTGAAAATCGCAAGCATCAATTTCCAATATCTTTAACCACACACATTCATCAACCAACAACAGAAAAAGTTCCTCACCCCTTCAACCAAATCAGCAACACCAGCGCCAAACATCCCAACTATATAATCATAAGTCAGAAAAGCATCATCCAGAGAGTCATGCAAGAGCCCCGCCGCCACAACAGTGGAATTGGCACCAATCAAAGCCAGCAACACGGCAGTCTCCAAACAATGCTGCAAGTAAGGATCCCCACTAGCCCGcatctgaaaataaaaaaagaaaaaacccaCATCAAGATCACACCTTTGACCTTGCAAATCCAAAGAAACACACACGAAATAAGGTTAGTTTCATAATTCTATCTACCTGCCCTCTGTGTGCTTTCTCGGCTTCACAAAAGGCCTTAATGACAAACTCCTCACAGAAGATCTTGTGCCTCATTTGCGCCCCAAGAAGCAATTTTTTAGCATAGGGCTCAAAGTGAAACCCACCCTCCACGAAATTATCCTCCAAATTGAAGGTCAACTCATCAATCATAGCAGAAGAATCACCAGCATCTAAGTCATAGTCCAAACATGAAGACCCCAAcgcattcctcacaaacccatCAAACAAACCACTGGTCCCACCCCTGAAGCTTCTAATACGGCTCGAAGAACCCGTGGAACTTCTACCACTACTACTACACGAAACAGGACCATGAAACACCGACACGGGACTCTGATCCCTCTTCCACGAAGAACCTGCGAATTTGCTCGGAGAATACGAGAAGGAACTGCTCAGTTCCTTCATCTCGTCCTCCTCGCCGGAGAAGTTCGACGACAGCGGAGGCGCGTGCTTCACCGCCGGCGCAGGCGAAGAGAACAGGCATGAGAGACCACCCATCACCGGCTTCTGCGACGTCGACGGCGGCGCCGTCGACCCCGCCGGCGAAGAAGATCGCGACCCCAATTCGAAGTCGTAGCTAGCGTGGGCGTTGATCTGGTGCGGCGTGGAACACACGCTGCTTGGTGGACTCGCGTACAAGGCTATCGTAGAAACCGccatgagaaagaaaaagaggtcACGAAATCACAAATTAGGGTTTTCGATTTTCGGATTTTTCAATCCCAGACTCGAACGAAACGGAATAATAAATGGTGAAGTCACGGTTTTTCTAATACCCTTTTGGAAATCTAAGAGAAAcagaattagaattttttttaggggGGCACCCAAATTGAGGAAAAGGGAAAACTCAACTCAAACAGAGGAAAAGTATATTTCCCTATGTCTGTAcagagagaataaaaaagaattggaaatgaaaattgattgattgaagaattgaagaattgggggatttaatttctttttttttttctttg
The Glycine max cultivar Williams 82 chromosome 16, Glycine_max_v4.0, whole genome shotgun sequence genome window above contains:
- the LOC100787301 gene encoding probable GTP diphosphokinase RSH2, chloroplastic; the encoded protein is MAVSTIALYASPPSSVCSTPHQINAHASYDFELGSRSSSPAGSTAPPSTSQKPVMGGLSCLFSSPAPAVKHAPPLSSNFSGEEDEMKELSSSFSYSPSKFAGSSWKRDQSPVSVFHGPVSCSSSGRSSTGSSSRIRSFRGGTSGLFDGFVRNALGSSCLDYDLDAGDSSAMIDELTFNLEDNFVEGGFHFEPYAKKLLLGAQMRHKIFCEEFVIKAFCEAEKAHRGQMRASGDPYLQHCLETAVLLALIGANSTVVAAGLLHDSLDDAFLTYDYIVGMFGAGVADLVEGVSKLSHLSKLARENNTASKSVEADRLHTMFLGMADARAVLIKLADRLHNMMTLDALPVAKRQRFAKETLEIFAPLANRLGISTWKEQLENLCFKHLNPSHHEELSSKLVESYDDAMITSAIERLEEALKDEGISYNVISGRHKSLYSVYCKMLKKKLTIDDIHDIYGLRLIVDKEEDCYKALTVVHRLWSEVPGKLKDYICRPKFNGYQSLHTVVMGEGKVPLEVQIRTKDMHLQAEFGFAAHWRYKEDDCQHSSFVLQMVEWARWVVTWQCEAMSRDCSSVGYADSVNPPCKFPSHADDCPYSYKPDCGQNGPVFVIMIENDKMSVQEFSANSTVLDLLKRSGRASSRLTTYRFPLKEELRPRLNHKPVSDPNSKLKMGDVIELTPAIPDKSLTEYREEIQRMYDRGLTVSSMGTAASTMVGSRS